One genomic window of Daphnia pulex isolate KAP4 chromosome 12, ASM2113471v1 includes the following:
- the LOC124209108 gene encoding probable tyrosine-protein phosphatase F54C8.4 has translation MEMVPNVGSIIDLTATDKYYNPALFTARGIRHTKIGCGGRGTIPFEAIVHRFFYVVDAFLLSAHSRGNVLMVQCTHVKLNKQHTKKLNMNFDKLVKLFQVIKLKV, from the exons ATGGAGATGGTGCCTAACGTTGGCTCGATTATCGACTTAACTGCGACCGATAAATATTATAATCCAGCG CTTTTCACGGCGCGTGGAATACGGCACACCAAAATCGGGTGCGGTGGCCGCGGAACCATTCCCTTCGAAGCTATCGTTCATAG ATTCTTTTATGTAGTCGATGCTTTCCTTCTCAGCGCCCACTCTCGAG GCAACGTTTTGATGGTGCAGTGCACGCACGTTAAATTGAACAAACAACACACGAAGAAATTAAACATGAATTTCGACAAATTGGTTAAGTTGTTCCAAGTTATTAagttaaaagtttaa
- the LOC124209039 gene encoding uncharacterized protein LOC124209039, with protein MIELECLAAAWAMRKCRQFLEGLLTFQLVTNHRPLIPILNDYHLDKLDNPRILRLRLSMQRHSFVAVWVPGKNNVMADTLSRSPVDHPSASDVIAEGPQSFSAHISLLDTMEGSNDANPDILLSSVAAATSADPVMMYLRQTVLEGFPNEKCNLPLEFRPFWQGRSQLSIDNAEGLILVGPRVVIPTSLRQEIIRRLLQMHQGATKLRQRARLSVYWPSMENDIVVAAKSCPSCTERLPSHPAEPLLPHAPASRPFYSWPPVFPFPDTNTSARRFIDALRSFFTCGAGAPVRLWSDGGPQFKSDEFLAFLRDWDISNGCSSPHHPQSNGYAESAVTSLKKLIAGSWSLGSFDPDKFGKTLLLFRNAPMSGGASPPQIVFSRPTRDFLPAQRRSFAPEWQQAAELLEKRAQPAKNFNRSAHPLPPLVIGDSVIIQDHKTKRWSTPGIIVEVWPFRNYLVKTPAGRLFRRNRRFLRVFSPPDSAAATSSERFNYD; from the exons ATGATCGAGCTGGAATGCCTGGCCGCGGCTTGGGCAATGCGCAAATGCCGCCAGTTTCTCGAAGGCCTGCTCACCTTCCAGCTCGTTACCAATCATCGCCCTTTAATTCCGATCCTCAACGATTATCACCTGGATAAGCTGGATAATCCCAGAATTTTACGTCTTCGCCTTTCCATGCAGCGGCACTCCTTCGTCGCTGTTTGGGTGCCGGGGAAGAACAATGTGATGGCTGATACCCTGTCGCGCTCCCCGGTTGATCATCCTTCCGCTTCCGACGTGATCGCGGAGGGCCCGCAGTCGTTTTCAGCCCACATCAGTTTATTGGACACAATGGAGGGATCCAACGACGCCAATCCTGATATTTTGCTGTCCTCCGTTGCAGCGGCTACCTCGGCTGATCCGGTTATGATGTACCTCCGCCAAACAGTCCTTGAGGGATTCCCGAACGAGAAGTGTAATCTTCCCCTTGAGTTTCGTCCATTCTGGCAGGGGCGGAGCCAGCTGTCCATCGACAACGCGGAGGGTCTCATCCTGGTCGGGCCCCGAGTAGTCATTCCGACTTCCTTGCGTCAGGAGATCATCAGGCGCTTACTTCAAATGCACCAAGGAGCCACTAAACTCCGTCAGCGCGCCCGTCTCTCCGTCTACTGGCCCTCAATGGAAAACGATATCGTCGTGGCCGCGAAGTCCTGCCCATCTTGCACAGAGCGTCTCCCATCTCATCCGGCGGAGCCTCTTCTTCCCCATGCTCCGGCTTCCAGACCGTTCTA CAGTTGGCCTCCAGTCTTCCCGTTTCCAGACACCAACACGTCAGCGCGACGGTTCATCGACGCCCTCCGTTCATTTTTCACGTGCGGAGCGGGAGCCCCGGTAAGACTGTGGTCGGATGGAGGCCCGCAGTTCAAGTCCGACGAATTTCTTGCGTTCCTTCGCGACTGGGATATTAGTAACGGCTGTTCATCGCCCCACCATCCCCAGTCCAATGGCTACGCGGAATCAGCCGTCACATCGTTGAAGAAGCTCATCGCGGGCTCTTGGTCGTTGGGGTCGTTCGACCCGGACAAGTTTGGCAAGACTTTGCTCCTCTTCCGCAACGCGCCTATGTCGGGTGGGGCTTCACCACCACAAATTGTTTTCAGCCGTCCGACGCGCGATTTCCTCCCCGCGCAAAGGCGTTCATTCGCGCCGGAATGGCAGCAAGCCGCGGAGTTATTGGAGAAGCGTGCGCAACCTGCAAAGAACTTCAACCGTTCCGCGCACCCCCTTCCTCCCCTGGTGATTGGCGACAGTGTGATCATCCAAGACCATAAAACAAAACGTTGGTCCACTCCTGGGATCATCGTCGAGGTGTGGCCATTCCGGAATTACCTCGTAAAAACGCCAGCTGGTCGGTTGTTCCGCCGCAATCGGCGTTTTCTTCGTGTCTTCTCCCCCCCGGATTCCGCAGCCGCAACCTCCAGCGAGCGCTTCAACTACGACTAA
- the LOC124208745 gene encoding uncharacterized protein LOC124208745, which translates to MKDHSAMNPIFWYRCSLHRRTYLQGNRSWTGNYKKIHFKCLQHLALPSGKQKKTFIEQAKQEYATFNNGSSVGDSIVDEILKHELEKHDAIMNIQRIPIECMSDEEDFE; encoded by the exons atgaaggaTCATTCCGCCATGAATCCAATTTTCTG GTACCGTTGTTCCTTGCATCGCCGTACCTATTTACAAGGCAATCGCTCATGGACcgggaattacaaaaaaattcatttcaaatgccTACAGCACCTGGCCCTCCCttctggaaaacaaaaaaaaacttttatagaGCAAGCTAAACAGGAATACGCTACATTCAACAATG GTTCAAGTGTGGGAGATTCTATTGTCGACGAGATTCTTAAACATGAATTGGAGAAACATGATGCAATCATGAACATTCAACGTATTCCAATTGAATGTATGAGCGATGAGGAAGATTTTGAATAA